Proteins co-encoded in one uncultured Draconibacterium sp. genomic window:
- a CDS encoding putative Ig domain-containing protein, translating into MITIGAMKKVIQILIVIVIVVSTVQAQDPNWNVVGGLGHTMTLHAKIKVDGTFVTQEYSKLAAFKDGECRGVTSIFNGPSGMQFQLSIGSNDATEEGIRLKVYDKLTDSVYEVESSIDFGVNKTVGTIESPVIYFNKDLGTMLSDYLEVGKYKIYADKIVEVATSEYEIEGNIQINEYIKIESKLLVNVNELSVSGDGRIYLDKIPIVEIVDIYSGEFELELAEGINFKEYTSDKMSIMLSKLPVDVDQMFLIDGGVLIYGDLQLPEIIDKVDAHIQTLEITRQHGVRLLGTVSVEDIKIHSVTLDTLGLTFNTIDDYFSAAAHLTTPFFGVGATTEIISGKMNFVHIDVVPPHPIPVAATGFSISEISGGVDNLANPPLTLMVSIDLVPSAQGNFEVVKLNNLSLSYTWGKEFNGSGELQLFDNDLANVYLSIQKNKVAFGGAVSLYDIFNGKIDASIFKEGDLLIVNGRLYAALSIPAKDGFPFDILGSLVELPYVVAETDNYLSNNIIAGNTKLLHFKMNYKAEWKDKKLTTDYGRGYENWNEIIFGNSNLLKLKNATENRFEGQSLIINDRSTQSGLKSSGINYEQVFKLQEETPTMIIRVDQDNQMPQCQIRMPDGQVIGPNNVNNSNQFYSENDIEQKIFYQFDNPPVGDWAIIADNMNEDIKVDVIGAELGSALIIDSLGYQGSNVIVPYRAYTNDKVSRLTLFYDDDNTGFNGVKFSDFATQNENDELNWNTSEIPNGRYFVYGILEDEENTPIRIYSPNSVTITHDNTPDAPTNLQYMIENDTLRLIWDYEATANINFNVYYDNTLNFGNTTKSFNSGSQKYMVLPDLISGRDYYFAVTAIDEKNLESEYSETLKVSYDKKEVNNPPYISEIIVQNVVYIDSLLVGQIYANDTDGDNLSFLLKNEPEGMSINSEGILNWRPELDNIGVHSFSVIVSDENNAQDSSLVSVTVKNNLLELPELSSNKNIYTSLCDLPVINLTDGMLNTNENKIDSVRIGISNGGLVTDKFLYEQSLSSKSFSGIIDLEEFRNVLNIANVDTLILSYQNYSYQTKDSFQIIINDRLNVNLLNLEGSYIMDAGSRMNLSAVDGFETYEWYKEGESEPISLSKNYSITTGGSYYVKVIDEYGCFAISSPVTVAITDVNEISDENKIVVNYNLNRKELYVKLNGNSNPPYRLEVFNVVGQKVFSKIVRNYEEIVKMNSLTTGQYSVIITNDFEKVTTKFVNFE; encoded by the coding sequence ATGATAACTATTGGAGCTATGAAAAAGGTAATTCAAATACTTATTGTTATTGTTATTGTTGTTTCAACAGTTCAAGCCCAGGATCCAAACTGGAATGTTGTTGGTGGGCTCGGACATACGATGACACTTCATGCAAAGATAAAAGTTGATGGTACTTTTGTAACTCAAGAATATAGTAAACTTGCAGCATTTAAAGATGGCGAATGTAGAGGAGTTACCAGTATCTTTAATGGCCCTTCAGGAATGCAATTTCAACTCAGTATAGGATCTAATGATGCAACTGAGGAGGGAATTAGATTAAAAGTTTATGATAAGCTGACTGATTCCGTATATGAGGTAGAGTCTTCAATTGATTTTGGAGTGAACAAAACAGTTGGAACAATAGAGTCCCCTGTAATTTATTTTAATAAAGATTTGGGCACAATGCTTTCTGATTATTTAGAGGTTGGTAAGTATAAAATTTATGCAGATAAAATTGTTGAAGTTGCAACTTCTGAGTACGAAATTGAAGGAAATATTCAAATAAACGAATACATAAAAATAGAAAGTAAATTATTAGTAAATGTAAATGAACTTTCTGTGTCGGGAGATGGGCGAATCTATCTTGATAAAATACCAATTGTAGAAATAGTAGATATTTATTCTGGAGAATTTGAATTAGAACTTGCAGAAGGAATAAATTTTAAGGAATATACTTCTGATAAAATGTCAATAATGCTAAGCAAGTTACCCGTTGATGTTGATCAAATGTTTTTAATTGATGGAGGTGTATTAATTTATGGAGATTTACAATTGCCGGAAATAATAGATAAGGTAGACGCACATATTCAAACTTTAGAGATTACCCGACAACATGGAGTCAGATTGCTGGGTACTGTTTCTGTTGAAGATATTAAGATTCATAGTGTTACTCTAGATACTTTGGGCTTAACATTTAACACGATTGATGATTATTTCTCTGCTGCAGCTCATTTAACAACTCCGTTTTTTGGTGTAGGTGCCACAACCGAAATCATTAGTGGTAAAATGAATTTTGTACACATTGATGTTGTTCCACCACATCCAATTCCAGTAGCTGCAACCGGATTTTCAATCTCTGAAATAAGTGGAGGGGTTGATAATTTGGCAAATCCACCATTAACTTTAATGGTTAGTATCGATTTGGTTCCATCAGCTCAAGGAAATTTTGAGGTAGTTAAGTTGAATAACCTCTCTCTAAGTTATACCTGGGGTAAAGAATTTAATGGATCTGGAGAACTGCAACTTTTTGATAATGATTTGGCGAATGTATATTTAAGTATTCAGAAAAATAAAGTGGCTTTCGGAGGAGCTGTTTCATTATATGATATTTTTAATGGCAAAATTGATGCTTCAATTTTTAAAGAAGGCGATTTGTTAATAGTGAACGGTCGTTTATATGCTGCACTTAGTATTCCTGCTAAAGATGGATTCCCATTTGATATATTAGGTAGTTTAGTTGAATTACCTTATGTCGTTGCCGAGACAGATAATTATTTGTCGAATAATATTATCGCAGGAAATACGAAGTTGCTCCATTTTAAGATGAATTATAAAGCTGAGTGGAAAGACAAGAAGCTTACTACTGATTATGGTAGAGGTTATGAGAATTGGAATGAGATAATTTTTGGGAATTCTAACTTATTAAAATTAAAAAATGCTACAGAGAATAGGTTTGAAGGCCAAAGTTTAATTATAAACGATAGAAGTACGCAGAGCGGATTAAAAAGTTCAGGTATTAATTATGAACAAGTTTTTAAGCTTCAAGAAGAAACGCCTACGATGATTATTAGAGTCGATCAGGATAATCAAATGCCTCAATGCCAAATAAGGATGCCAGACGGACAGGTTATAGGACCAAATAATGTAAATAACTCAAATCAATTTTATTCCGAGAATGATATTGAACAAAAAATCTTCTACCAGTTTGATAATCCTCCTGTTGGGGATTGGGCAATAATTGCTGATAACATGAACGAAGATATAAAGGTAGATGTTATAGGAGCAGAACTAGGTTCTGCACTTATAATTGATTCCCTTGGTTATCAGGGGAGTAATGTTATCGTTCCGTACAGAGCTTATACAAATGATAAAGTATCGAGGTTAACCTTATTTTATGATGACGATAATACCGGTTTTAACGGTGTGAAATTTTCTGATTTTGCAACGCAAAATGAAAATGATGAACTTAATTGGAATACATCAGAAATTCCAAATGGAAGATATTTTGTATACGGAATATTGGAGGATGAAGAAAATACTCCAATTCGTATTTATTCTCCTAACTCTGTTACTATCACTCATGACAATACGCCGGATGCACCGACCAACTTACAATATATGATTGAAAATGATACTCTACGTTTAATTTGGGATTATGAAGCAACAGCGAATATAAATTTTAATGTTTACTATGATAATACATTGAATTTTGGAAATACCACAAAGTCATTTAACTCTGGTTCTCAAAAATATATGGTTTTGCCAGATTTAATATCAGGAAGGGATTATTACTTTGCTGTTACCGCTATCGATGAAAAGAATCTGGAAAGTGAGTACTCTGAAACTCTTAAAGTTTCGTATGACAAAAAGGAAGTAAATAATCCACCTTATATTTCTGAGATTATTGTCCAAAATGTTGTTTATATTGATTCTCTTCTAGTAGGCCAGATCTATGCTAATGATACTGACGGTGATAATCTATCTTTTTTATTAAAGAATGAACCGGAAGGAATGAGTATCAACTCCGAAGGAATTCTAAATTGGAGACCTGAGCTTGACAACATTGGTGTACACTCATTTTCAGTCATTGTTAGTGATGAAAACAATGCCCAAGATAGTTCGTTGGTATCAGTTACGGTAAAAAATAATTTGCTTGAATTACCAGAATTAAGTTCGAATAAGAATATATACACCAGTCTTTGCGATCTTCCAGTTATTAATCTTACAGATGGAATGTTGAACACAAATGAGAATAAGATCGATAGTGTTCGAATAGGAATTTCAAACGGAGGTTTGGTAACAGACAAATTTCTTTATGAACAAAGCTTAAGCTCAAAATCTTTTAGTGGGATTATTGATTTAGAAGAATTTAGAAATGTATTAAATATAGCAAATGTTGACACATTGATATTGTCATACCAGAACTATAGTTATCAAACTAAGGATTCTTTTCAGATTATTATTAACGATCGATTAAATGTTAATCTTCTGAACCTTGAAGGTTCTTATATTATGGATGCAGGATCGAGAATGAATCTATCAGCAGTTGATGGCTTTGAAACTTATGAATGGTATAAAGAAGGCGAGTCAGAACCGATATCCTTATCTAAAAATTATTCAATAACCACTGGAGGAAGTTATTATGTAAAGGTAATTGATGAGTATGGATGTTTTGCAATCTCGAGCCCCGTAACCGTTGCAATAACTGATGTTAATGAAATCTCAGATGAAAATAAAATTGTGGTTAATTATAATTTAAACAGAAAAGAACTATACGTAAAACTCAATGGTAATTCTAATCCTCCATACAGACTTGAAGTTTTTAATGTAGTAGGGCAAAAGGTTTTCAGTAAGATTGTTCGTAATTACGAGGAGATTGTTAAAATGAACAGTTTAACAACTGGCCAATACAGCGTTATTATTACAAATGATTTTGAAAAAGTTACAACCAAATTTGTAAATTTCGAATAA